The following coding sequences are from one Dermacentor silvarum isolate Dsil-2018 chromosome 4, BIME_Dsil_1.4, whole genome shotgun sequence window:
- the LOC125945096 gene encoding uncharacterized protein LOC125945096: MYYMRFKLLLLAQKLLLLLLLQRRRERRKRLQRRWWVRPVFQRRKEEGLYYTAMQRMRQGDHGFFYKFFRMTPQLFDKLLSFVAEDLTRQHHIREPLEPGERLAIALSYLASGQDIKDVALAYRVGIETARVCIHVACRAIWARLKDHYMKAMHVASAHKAAT, from the exons ATGTACTATATGAGATTCAAGCTTTTGCTTCTTGCACAGAagctcttgctgctgctgctcttgcaAAGGCGGCGGGAACGCAGAAAGCGTCTGCAGCGACGTTGGTGGGTCCGGCCCGTCTTTCAGcggcgtaaagaagaaggactTTACTATACGGCT ATGCAACGAATGCGTCAGGGTGACCATGGATTTTTCTATAAGTTCTTCCGCATGACGCCGCAGCTTTTTGACAAGCTATTGAGCTTTGTCGCAGAGGACCTCACACGGCAGCACCACATTCGAGAACCCCTGGAGCCTGGAGAACGACTTGCTATAGCATTGAG CTACTTGGCATCCGGGCAAGACATAAAAGACGTTGCCTTGGCTTACCGTGTGGGGATTGAGACGGCTAGAGTGTGCATTCATGTGGCCTGTCGAGCAATCTGGGCAAGGCTCAAAGACCACTACATGAAG GCAATGCATGTTGCCAGCGCTCACAAGGCTGCGACATAA
- the LOC119449140 gene encoding uncharacterized protein LOC119449140, whose product MAVVDSNYKYIMIDVGAEGRHSDGGVFQNSTFGKALRQERLSVPAFARLPGTTATLAPFTFIGDEAFQLRSDFMRPFPAKQLNDARRVFNYRLSRARRCVENAFGITAARWRILLRTIPLQPENVDFVIKAAFIFHNFLSILNPDVHHFTDREDSFGNVVPGHWRQGMPRDGSEQGYFPLRTTRARNFEARAADARNLLMAYFCSSAGEVPWQWNQPGVSKEAAVKQLHDLQLLPLQ is encoded by the exons ATGGCTGTTGTTGACAGCAACTACAAGTACATCATGATAGATGTTGGAGCAGAAGGCCGTCATAGCGATGGTGGCGTCTTCCAGAACTCCACATTTGGAAAAGCCCTTCGACAAGAGCGCCTCTCTGTGCCTGCTTTTGCTAGACTTCCTGGAACAACGGCCACTCTTGCACCTTTCACCTTCATTGGGGACGAGGCATTCCAGCTGCGCAGCGATTTTATGCGTCCATTTCCAGCAAAGCAGCTGAATGATGCACGAAGGGTGTTCAACTACCGACTGAGCCGAGCACG gAGGTGCGTGGAAAATGCCTTTGGCATCACGGCAGCCCGGTGGCGCATACTCCTCCGAACCATCCCTTTGCAGCCTGAGAATGTTGACTTTGTCATCAAAGCAGCTTTCATCTTCCACAACTTCCTGTCCATCCTTAATCCAGACGTGCATCATTTCACAGACAGGGAGGACAGTTTTGGGAATGTTGTGCCGGGACACTGGCGGCAAGGCATGCCAAGGGATGGCTCGGAGCAGGGCTACTTTCCACTTCGCACCACACGTGCCAGAAACTTTGAAGCTAGAGCTGCGGATGCCAGAAATCTTCTGATGGCGTACTTCTGCAGCAGTGCTGGTGAGGTCCCCTGGCAGTGGAACCAACCTGGTGTGTCAAAGGAAGCAGCCGTGAAGCAGCTCCATGACCTACAGCTACTTCCACTCCAGTGA